The following are encoded in a window of Thermodesulfobacterium geofontis OPF15 genomic DNA:
- the icd gene encoding isocitrate dehydrogenase (NADP(+)): MGKIRLRSDFSLDVPDDPEIPYIEGDGIGPDIMRATLKVLNAAIEKAYNGKRKILWKEILAGEKAYKETGNYLPEETLQTIKECVVAIKGPLTTPVGGGFRSLNVTLRQVLDLYACVRPIKWIPGTPSPVKYPEKVNMVVFRENTEDVYAGIEYPAGSKEAKKLIEFIKENFGKEIREDSGIGIKPISKFGTYRLVRKAIKYALENGYPSVTLVHKGNIMKYTEGAFRNWGYELAKEEFPDKTVFENEVPEKYPNGVPEGIIVIKDRIADAMFQWALLKPEEYSVLATPNLNGDYLSDALAAQVGGLGMAPGANIGDGYAIFEATHGSAPKYAGLDKVNPSSLILSGKMMLEYIGWKEAADLIWKALSKTIQQKIVTYDLARQLEGAKEVKCSEFADAIIKNIYEEE, encoded by the coding sequence ATGGGAAAAATAAGACTTAGAAGTGATTTTTCTCTTGATGTTCCAGATGATCCTGAAATTCCTTATATAGAAGGAGATGGAATTGGTCCAGATATAATGAGAGCAACTTTAAAAGTTTTAAATGCAGCGATTGAAAAAGCTTATAATGGCAAAAGAAAAATCCTCTGGAAAGAAATTTTAGCAGGTGAAAAAGCTTATAAAGAAACAGGTAATTACTTACCAGAAGAAACTTTACAAACTATAAAAGAATGTGTGGTTGCTATTAAAGGTCCGCTTACTACACCAGTTGGAGGTGGATTTAGGAGTCTTAATGTTACTTTAAGACAAGTATTAGATCTTTATGCTTGTGTAAGACCCATAAAATGGATCCCTGGAACACCATCTCCAGTTAAGTATCCAGAGAAAGTAAATATGGTAGTTTTTAGAGAAAATACAGAGGATGTTTATGCAGGAATTGAATATCCTGCGGGATCAAAGGAAGCCAAAAAACTTATAGAATTTATAAAAGAAAATTTTGGAAAAGAAATAAGAGAAGATTCTGGAATTGGAATTAAGCCTATAAGTAAATTTGGGACCTATAGACTTGTTCGGAAAGCTATAAAATATGCTTTAGAAAATGGTTACCCAAGTGTTACTCTTGTTCACAAAGGAAATATAATGAAATATACAGAAGGGGCTTTTAGAAATTGGGGGTATGAACTAGCTAAAGAGGAATTTCCAGATAAAACCGTTTTTGAAAATGAGGTTCCTGAAAAATATCCTAATGGAGTTCCAGAAGGAATTATAGTAATAAAAGATAGAATTGCAGATGCTATGTTTCAATGGGCACTTTTGAAACCTGAAGAGTATAGTGTTCTTGCAACTCCTAATTTAAATGGAGATTATCTTTCAGATGCCCTTGCAGCTCAAGTAGGTGGATTAGGTATGGCGCCAGGTGCTAATATAGGAGATGGATATGCTATTTTTGAAGCTACTCATGGTTCTGCTCCAAAATATGCAGGACTTGATAAGGTGAATCCTTCTTCACTTATTCTTTCTGGAAAAATGATGCTCGAATATATCGGTTGGAAAGAGGCAGCAGATCTTATATGGAAAGCACTTTCTAAAACTATTCAACAAAAAATAGTTACTTATGACCTTGCAAGACAGCTTGAAGGAGCAAAAGAAGTTAAATGTTCTGAATTTGCAGATGCTATAATAAAAAATATTTATGAAGAAGAATAA
- a CDS encoding uracil-DNA glycosylase: MDIAKEIKKYLIYLNELGFSYIPADENFKKLLKNNTYFSENNLEKIKNAIANCEKCPLCRVRKQPIWGEGDLEAKLMLITEFPDKDEDFYGKPFVGAMEELLEKILKSINLTRKDFFITHAVKCKTPGGRPPEFEEISACKTYLLKQIKFLNPKLILAFGFTPPKIFFDNNPTLSSIRGQPIKIKDSIILFTYHPNYMLKNPAVKRLLWEDLQKFRKFYEQIFKIS, translated from the coding sequence ATGGATATTGCAAAAGAAATTAAAAAATATCTTATCTACCTAAATGAATTGGGATTTAGTTATATTCCTGCTGATGAAAATTTTAAAAAATTATTGAAAAATAATACCTATTTCTCAGAAAATAATTTAGAAAAAATTAAAAATGCTATAGCTAATTGTGAAAAATGTCCTCTTTGTAGAGTAAGAAAACAACCTATATGGGGTGAAGGAGATTTAGAAGCAAAACTTATGCTTATTACTGAGTTTCCAGATAAAGACGAAGATTTTTATGGTAAACCATTTGTAGGAGCTATGGAGGAACTTCTAGAGAAAATATTAAAAAGTATAAATTTAACAAGAAAAGACTTTTTCATTACCCATGCTGTTAAATGTAAGACCCCTGGAGGTAGACCTCCTGAATTTGAAGAAATTTCAGCTTGTAAAACCTATCTTCTTAAACAGATTAAGTTTTTAAATCCTAAACTTATTTTAGCTTTTGGATTTACACCTCCAAAAATCTTTTTTGATAATAACCCTACCCTCTCTTCTATCAGAGGACAGCCTATAAAAATTAAAGATTCTATCATTCTTTTTACTTATCATCCTAATTATATGCTTAAAAACCCAGCTGTAAAACGTTTATTATGGGAAGACTTACAAAAATTTAGGAAATTTTATGAACAAATTTTTAAAATTTCTTAA
- a CDS encoding NfeD family protein, which produces MNKFLKFLKIFFLISYFLCSSGFCKENKIFLVKIDAPITPVIANFLIYSIDLANKEASQALIIELDTPGGLVESTREIVKEILQSKVPIIVYVSPSGARAASAGTFILLASHLAAMAPGTRVGAAHPIELTGKADEKVMEKITNDLVTWAKNLAQMRKRNEKFAEEAVKKSKSITETEALNLGVIEIIAKDLNELIQKAHGKSVIIDEQKISLNLKNCEIKEIKEDLKTKILKILTNPNLVYLLLMLGLAGLYFEFSHPGTIFPGVIGTICLILALVGLSILPVNYAGLALIILGGILFFLELQIASHGLLALGGGICLLLGSLMLFGKNPPSLRVYQPFLYTVILTISAALGGITYLAIKTLRKKPVSGREALINKIGKVIEDVGPKEGKIFVEGEIWKAVADEYIPKGTKVIVIEKQGFVLKVKPLKAQFK; this is translated from the coding sequence ATGAACAAATTTTTAAAATTTCTTAAAATTTTTTTCCTAATTAGCTATTTTCTTTGTTCTTCAGGTTTTTGTAAAGAAAATAAGATTTTTTTAGTTAAAATCGATGCTCCTATAACCCCAGTTATTGCTAATTTTTTAATATATAGTATTGATTTAGCTAATAAAGAGGCTTCTCAAGCTTTAATCATAGAATTGGATACTCCCGGAGGATTAGTTGAGTCTACAAGAGAAATTGTGAAAGAAATTTTACAAAGTAAAGTTCCCATTATTGTATATGTAAGTCCCTCAGGAGCAAGAGCAGCTTCAGCAGGAACCTTTATTTTACTTGCTTCCCACTTAGCAGCTATGGCTCCGGGAACACGTGTAGGCGCTGCTCATCCTATAGAACTTACAGGAAAAGCCGACGAAAAGGTGATGGAAAAAATAACTAACGATTTAGTTACTTGGGCTAAAAATCTTGCCCAAATGAGAAAAAGAAATGAAAAATTTGCTGAAGAAGCTGTGAAAAAAAGTAAAAGTATTACAGAAACAGAAGCTCTTAATTTGGGAGTTATAGAAATAATAGCCAAAGATTTGAATGAACTTATCCAAAAGGCTCATGGAAAAAGTGTTATAATAGATGAACAAAAAATTTCTTTAAATTTAAAAAATTGTGAAATAAAAGAAATTAAAGAAGATTTAAAAACGAAGATCTTGAAAATTTTAACTAATCCCAATTTAGTATATTTACTTTTAATGCTTGGACTTGCTGGTCTTTATTTTGAATTTTCTCATCCAGGAACAATTTTCCCAGGGGTAATAGGAACAATTTGTTTAATTCTTGCCTTAGTAGGTTTAAGTATTTTACCTGTTAATTATGCAGGTTTAGCTTTAATTATTTTAGGTGGAATCCTTTTCTTTTTAGAATTACAGATAGCTTCACACGGACTCCTTGCTCTTGGAGGAGGTATTTGTCTTCTTTTAGGATCTCTTATGCTTTTTGGGAAAAATCCTCCCTCTCTGAGAGTTTATCAACCCTTTTTATACACAGTAATTCTAACCATTTCTGCAGCTTTGGGAGGTATTACTTATTTAGCTATAAAAACACTTAGAAAAAAACCTGTTTCGGGTAGAGAAGCCCTTATTAATAAAATCGGGAAAGTAATAGAAGATGTAGGACCAAAAGAAGGTAAGATATTTGTAGAGGGTGAAATATGGAAAGCTGTAGCTGATGAATATATTCCAAAGGGAACAAAAGTAATAGTAATTGAAAAGCAAGGATTTGTTTTAAAAGTAAAACCTTTAAAAGCGCAATTTAAATGA
- a CDS encoding pyridoxine 5'-phosphate synthase has product MPILIHLTSKKLISQKEINELKKRIEKALKYLKLFHKEISLVFTDNKHIKKLNTQYLGRPYPTNVLAFPFAKESPLISNILGEIIISVEKAKEESKIYEIDFKNYLLALVTHGLFHLLDYDHERGWFSPFLMLKNELNLLNKIAFKKDKKKLINFLKRREYMPAKLAVNVDHVATVREARRTCYPDPVHAAVLAELGGADGIVVHLRLDRRHIKERDVRIIKEIIKTKLILEMAIDDYLIKFAKEIKPYQVTLVPERVEEITTEGGMNLERRVEEVKKAVKELNEAGIKVSLFLNPDEKAIKLAKKTGAQIIEIHTGMYAEAETDEKREEELNKIEISARLAKDLGFIVHAGHGLNYENIGPVAAIPQIEEFSIGHSIVSRALFVGIKDAVREMKELILRARG; this is encoded by the coding sequence ATGCCAATTTTAATACATCTTACCTCTAAAAAACTTATTTCCCAAAAAGAAATCAATGAATTAAAAAAAAGAATAGAAAAAGCCTTAAAATATTTAAAACTCTTCCATAAGGAAATATCTTTAGTTTTTACAGATAATAAACATATTAAAAAACTCAATACTCAATATTTAGGAAGACCATATCCTACTAATGTTTTAGCCTTTCCATTTGCTAAGGAAAGCCCTTTGATTTCTAATATTTTGGGAGAAATTATTATATCTGTTGAGAAAGCAAAAGAGGAATCAAAAATTTATGAAATTGATTTTAAAAATTATCTTCTTGCTTTAGTTACTCATGGACTTTTTCATCTTTTAGATTATGACCATGAAAGGGGATGGTTTTCACCTTTTCTTATGTTAAAAAATGAGTTAAACTTACTTAATAAAATTGCCTTTAAAAAAGATAAGAAGAAACTTATAAATTTTCTTAAAAGGAGGGAATATATGCCTGCAAAATTGGCAGTAAATGTAGATCATGTAGCAACTGTAAGAGAAGCAAGAAGAACCTGTTATCCTGATCCTGTTCATGCTGCAGTACTTGCAGAACTTGGAGGGGCTGATGGAATTGTTGTTCATTTAAGGCTTGATAGAAGGCATATTAAAGAAAGGGATGTAAGAATTATAAAGGAGATTATAAAAACTAAACTTATCTTAGAGATGGCTATAGATGATTATCTAATTAAATTTGCAAAAGAAATAAAACCTTATCAGGTTACTTTGGTTCCAGAAAGGGTAGAAGAGATTACCACAGAAGGAGGAATGAATTTAGAGAGAAGGGTAGAGGAGGTTAAAAAAGCAGTTAAAGAACTTAACGAAGCAGGGATAAAAGTAAGCTTATTTTTAAATCCAGATGAAAAAGCTATAAAACTTGCTAAAAAAACAGGTGCTCAAATCATAGAAATTCATACAGGAATGTATGCAGAAGCTGAAACAGATGAAAAAAGAGAAGAGGAACTTAATAAAATTGAAATTTCTGCAAGATTAGCTAAAGATCTCGGTTTTATAGTTCATGCTGGACATGGCTTAAATTATGAAAACATAGGACCTGTTGCAGCTATACCTCAGATAGAAGAGTTTAGTATAGGACATAGCATTGTTTCAAGAGCTCTTTTTGTAGGAATTAAAGATGCTGTAAGAGAAATGAAAGAGTTAATTTTAAGAGCAAGAGGATAA
- a CDS encoding tRNA (adenine-N1)-methyltransferase: MSLKEGDYVLLLTSDEKSYLVEIKDQDFHTHKDFLNLKDLIGKTYGDVIYGKKGEKFYILKPTIYDFIKKIERITQIIYPKDIGYILLKLNIGPGKIVLECGGGSGALTSAFAYIVGEEGKVISYEKELKFQEVAKKNLKKLGLLHRVIFKNVEVLENFEEKEVDAVFLDVKTPWVLIKGSWEALKGGHPLGILVPTANQVSQCLSELEKCPFIEIEVVEILLRHYKTNPERLRPEDRMVAHTGYLIFAKKVFEK, translated from the coding sequence ATGTCTCTAAAAGAAGGAGATTATGTTTTACTTTTGACTTCAGATGAAAAATCCTATCTTGTTGAAATAAAAGACCAAGATTTTCATACTCATAAAGACTTTTTAAATTTAAAAGATTTAATAGGAAAAACTTACGGAGATGTTATTTATGGAAAAAAGGGAGAAAAATTTTATATTTTAAAGCCTACAATCTATGACTTTATAAAAAAAATAGAAAGAATAACCCAAATAATTTATCCTAAGGACATAGGATATATTCTATTAAAACTCAACATAGGTCCTGGGAAAATAGTTCTTGAATGTGGAGGAGGTTCAGGTGCTCTTACTTCAGCATTTGCTTATATAGTAGGGGAGGAAGGAAAAGTAATTTCCTATGAAAAGGAATTAAAATTTCAGGAAGTTGCAAAGAAAAATTTAAAAAAACTTGGGCTTTTGCATAGAGTTATTTTTAAAAATGTAGAAGTTTTAGAAAATTTTGAAGAAAAAGAAGTTGATGCAGTATTTTTAGATGTAAAAACACCTTGGGTACTCATTAAAGGTTCTTGGGAAGCTTTAAAAGGTGGTCATCCACTTGGTATTTTGGTTCCTACAGCTAATCAAGTTTCTCAATGCCTTTCAGAACTTGAAAAATGCCCTTTTATAGAAATAGAGGTTGTAGAAATACTTTTAAGACATTATAAAACTAATCCAGAAAGACTTCGTCCAGAAGACAGAATGGTTGCTCATACAGGATATTTAATATTTGCTAAAAAAGTCTTTGAAAAATAA
- a CDS encoding aminopeptidase produces MKIEELEKELTYKAKHVYEEIDEEEKNLLEKIAKEYIEFLSIVKTERETVEFGKELLEKEGFKENDFKKGYFIYKNKFLACWKLGKKPITEGLRIIVSHIDTPRLDLKLHPLFEDTDLAFLKTHYYGGIKKYHWVAQPLALHGVVAKKDGRIIKIVIGENKEDPVFTICDLLPHLAKKIQAEKKLSEAIVGEKLNVLVAGIPVEGKDEKVKEKVKLKFLELIYKKYGIKEEDFVSAELYIVPAGSAREVGLDRSFVGGYGQDDRICAFTSLKAFLEVEDPEYTNLILFMDKEEIGSEGNTSAKSRIFEGIIYNLIKNSGLSSTADNFFNIMTKTKAISADVTAGIDPNYMEVHDKLNDAKLGFGIAVSRYTGHGGKYMANEAHVEFLAWLLKNWDENKVIYQVCSMGKVDEGGGGTVSKYFASYGMDIVDAGPPLLSMHSPFEIAHKGDLYMTYKAFKTFLKV; encoded by the coding sequence ATGAAAATAGAAGAACTTGAAAAAGAACTAACTTATAAAGCCAAACACGTTTATGAAGAAATAGATGAAGAGGAAAAAAACCTTTTAGAAAAAATAGCTAAAGAATATATAGAATTTCTCTCAATAGTTAAAACTGAAAGAGAAACTGTAGAATTTGGGAAGGAACTTCTTGAAAAAGAAGGCTTCAAAGAAAATGATTTTAAAAAGGGATACTTTATTTATAAAAACAAATTTTTAGCTTGTTGGAAACTTGGTAAAAAACCAATTACAGAAGGCTTAAGGATTATTGTTAGTCATATTGATACCCCAAGACTTGATCTAAAACTTCATCCTCTTTTTGAGGACACAGATTTAGCTTTTTTAAAAACTCACTACTATGGAGGAATTAAAAAATACCATTGGGTAGCTCAACCTCTTGCTTTACATGGGGTTGTAGCTAAAAAAGATGGAAGAATAATTAAAATAGTCATAGGTGAAAACAAAGAAGATCCTGTTTTTACAATTTGTGATTTACTTCCCCATCTTGCAAAAAAAATTCAAGCAGAAAAGAAACTCTCAGAAGCTATTGTGGGAGAAAAATTGAATGTTTTGGTAGCAGGTATTCCTGTTGAAGGGAAAGATGAAAAAGTAAAAGAAAAAGTAAAACTTAAATTTTTAGAACTTATTTACAAAAAATATGGAATAAAAGAGGAAGATTTTGTATCTGCAGAGTTATATATAGTGCCAGCTGGTTCGGCTCGAGAAGTTGGACTTGATAGATCCTTTGTAGGGGGATATGGACAGGATGATAGAATTTGTGCTTTTACATCTTTAAAAGCCTTTTTAGAAGTAGAAGACCCAGAGTATACTAATTTAATTTTATTTATGGACAAGGAGGAAATTGGTTCTGAAGGTAATACATCTGCAAAAAGTAGAATTTTTGAAGGAATTATATATAATCTAATTAAAAATTCTGGTCTTTCTTCTACTGCAGATAACTTTTTTAATATAATGACTAAAACAAAAGCTATATCAGCAGATGTAACAGCAGGAATTGATCCTAATTATATGGAAGTTCATGATAAACTTAATGATGCGAAGCTTGGATTTGGAATAGCAGTAAGTAGGTATACAGGTCATGGTGGTAAGTATATGGCAAATGAAGCTCACGTTGAATTTTTAGCTTGGCTTCTTAAAAATTGGGATGAAAATAAAGTTATCTATCAAGTATGTTCTATGGGAAAAGTAGATGAAGGTGGTGGAGGAACAGTTTCTAAATATTTTGCCTCCTATGGTATGGATATAGTTGATGCTGGTCCCCCTTTACTTTCTATGCACTCTCCATTTGAAATTGCTCATAAAGGTGATTTATATATGACTTATAAAGCTTTTAAAACTTTTTTAAAAGTTTAA
- a CDS encoding cation:proton antiporter, with the protein MEVHVIFLYLAILLFFARLTGNIFAKFGIPSVLGEIFVGILLGQSVFGIVPLNDIIRLLAEMGIILLLFHIGLEADLKQLKRVGFSATTVAITGALFPMIAGFFGFLLCF; encoded by the coding sequence ATGGAAGTCCACGTAATTTTCCTTTATCTTGCCATTCTTTTATTTTTTGCAAGGCTTACAGGAAATATTTTTGCAAAATTTGGAATTCCCTCTGTTCTTGGTGAAATTTTTGTTGGAATTCTTCTTGGACAAAGTGTTTTTGGAATAGTTCCTCTAAATGATATAATAAGGCTTCTTGCTGAAATGGGCATAATATTACTACTTTTCCATATTGGTCTCGAAGCAGATTTAAAACAATTGAAGCGAGTAGGCTTTTCAGCTACTACTGTTGCTATTACAGGGGCTTTATTTCCTATGATAGCAGGGTTTTTTGGTTTCCTATTATGTTTTTAA
- a CDS encoding cation:proton antiporter, protein MVSYYVFKYPFIAALFIGGTLTATSIGITMRVLEDIGKIRERFAQIVLGAAVLDDIFGVILLASLFEFSKYQEININAIMLLLFYIATFFFFAPIIGKILAYIVSFISKRLQTLDFIPPVVVAIILLFAYAAHEIGSPEVLGAFPAGIAFSRRFTIPFAATFQTDEEFIHKIEETLKPLIWLFTPIFCVYVGLQINLKVINLASLDFWILSFVLLFIAIVTKLFAGFFIKGDLKEKLSVRFSMLPRGEWV, encoded by the coding sequence TTGGTTTCCTATTATGTTTTTAAATATCCATTTATCGCAGCGCTATTTATTGGTGGTACACTTACCGCAACCAGTATCGGAATAACTATGAGAGTGCTTGAGGATATTGGAAAAATAAGGGAAAGATTTGCTCAGATTGTTTTAGGAGCTGCAGTTTTAGACGATATATTTGGAGTTATTCTTTTAGCTTCGCTTTTTGAATTCTCTAAATATCAAGAAATAAATATAAATGCTATAATGTTACTACTTTTTTATATTGCAACTTTTTTCTTTTTTGCTCCTATTATTGGTAAAATTCTTGCATACATTGTAAGTTTTATATCTAAAAGACTCCAAACTCTTGATTTTATTCCTCCGGTGGTTGTTGCTATAATACTTCTTTTCGCTTATGCAGCTCATGAAATAGGTTCCCCTGAAGTTCTTGGTGCTTTTCCTGCTGGTATAGCTTTTTCAAGAAGATTTACAATTCCCTTTGCAGCAACTTTTCAGACAGATGAAGAATTTATTCATAAAATTGAAGAAACTTTAAAACCTCTTATATGGCTTTTTACTCCTATTTTTTGTGTTTATGTAGGATTGCAAATAAATTTAAAGGTAATCAATCTCGCTTCGTTAGATTTTTGGATATTAAGTTTTGTTTTGCTTTTTATCGCAATTGTAACTAAATTATTTGCAGGATTCTTTATAAAAGGTGACTTAAAAGAAAAGTTAAGTGTAAGATTTTCAATGCTTCCAAGAGGTGAGTGGGTTTAA
- the rpsT gene encoding 30S ribosomal protein S20 — MPHHKSAKKALRQSEKRRLRNRAFKSRVKTEIKKFLNYLQAGDLEKAEAQLRLAQSLLHKGVSKGIFHWKKAANKISKLFQKFNQAKFQATTQ; from the coding sequence GTGCCACATCACAAATCAGCTAAAAAAGCTTTAAGGCAAAGTGAAAAAAGAAGACTCAGAAATAGGGCATTTAAAAGTAGAGTAAAAACCGAAATTAAAAAATTTTTAAATTATTTACAAGCTGGTGATTTAGAAAAGGCTGAAGCCCAATTGAGATTAGCTCAAAGTTTGCTTCATAAGGGTGTAAGTAAAGGTATTTTTCATTGGAAAAAGGCAGCTAATAAAATATCTAAACTTTTCCAAAAATTTAATCAAGCTAAGTTTCAAGCTACTACCCAATAA
- a CDS encoding elongation factor G, producing the protein MEPKVLAILGQTESGKATFCENLCKLCGETIKTPKKEPFYYLKIYGLKYKNNPFYLLNTPGDENFMGEIKWALKVADAGILLVDTTSVLKYHNLRVFEFAKEEGVPLFVFLNKIDDLEKSNIEETLSNLNNTLEISHIPITYAFKQSNSFSLIDLIEEKVFIEEGLKIKYQELPENLKDKIIEMRDKLMESAAESSDTLIEKYLEEGKLEKEEILNGLKETVKKGNVNFVFTGSAKTGAGLVVFLEYMLHLPPSYKLKLEKENITPSNAIGFIFKNYIDPYAGKLSYGRIFVGNFTSDGVVYTSEGKEEKYTQIFIPKGDYLEQVKEVNEGEIIVFSKVESLTTGSTFSNAPISVSFSVPEMPFPMITMALHPETRADEDKISGAISKVKEEDPSIVFKRNEETRELLISGVGLPHIEKTVEKLKEKYGVKVKLTTPKIPYRETIKKPVQSVIYRHKKQTGGRGQFAEVHFHIFPLERGKGFEFVETLTGMNVPRNYVPAVEKGVREAMEKGPLAGYPVVDVKVQFYDGKSHEVDSSDLAFKIAAFHCFKKGIEQANPVLLEPYLELEIIVPDETVGDVVGDLNARRGRVLSLEKEGKRTKIKALAPMAELQGYVITLQGITAGRGYFIAKFSHYEEAPPFIAEKVIAESKEAQEKETK; encoded by the coding sequence ATGGAACCAAAAGTATTAGCTATTTTAGGCCAAACCGAATCTGGAAAGGCTACCTTTTGTGAAAACCTTTGTAAATTATGTGGAGAAACTATCAAAACACCTAAAAAGGAACCATTTTATTATTTAAAGATCTACGGGCTTAAATACAAAAATAATCCTTTTTATCTTCTCAATACACCGGGAGATGAAAATTTTATGGGAGAAATTAAATGGGCATTAAAGGTTGCTGATGCTGGTATACTTTTAGTTGATACTACCTCTGTTTTAAAATATCATAACCTTCGTGTATTTGAATTTGCAAAAGAAGAAGGAGTTCCTTTATTTGTATTTTTAAATAAAATTGATGACCTTGAAAAATCTAACATTGAAGAAACTTTATCTAATTTAAATAACACCTTAGAGATTTCGCATATCCCTATCACATACGCTTTCAAACAATCTAACTCTTTTTCTCTTATAGATCTCATTGAAGAGAAAGTATTTATAGAAGAGGGATTAAAAATTAAATACCAAGAATTACCTGAAAATTTAAAAGATAAAATTATAGAAATGAGAGATAAGCTTATGGAATCCGCAGCTGAAAGCTCTGATACACTCATTGAAAAATATTTAGAAGAAGGGAAACTTGAAAAAGAAGAAATTTTAAATGGACTTAAAGAAACTGTCAAAAAAGGAAATGTAAATTTTGTTTTTACAGGCTCTGCTAAAACTGGAGCAGGATTAGTGGTATTTCTTGAATATATGTTACATCTTCCACCTTCCTATAAATTAAAATTAGAAAAAGAAAATATAACTCCCTCCAATGCTATCGGATTTATCTTTAAAAATTATATAGATCCTTATGCAGGAAAACTTTCTTATGGAAGAATCTTTGTAGGCAATTTTACTTCAGATGGAGTAGTATATACTTCTGAAGGAAAAGAAGAAAAATATACTCAAATATTTATTCCAAAAGGAGATTACTTAGAGCAAGTTAAAGAAGTTAATGAAGGAGAAATAATTGTATTTTCAAAAGTTGAAAGCCTTACAACAGGAAGCACTTTTTCCAATGCACCTATTTCTGTAAGCTTTAGTGTACCTGAAATGCCATTTCCAATGATTACCATGGCTCTCCATCCTGAAACAAGAGCTGATGAAGACAAAATAAGTGGTGCTATTTCAAAAGTAAAAGAGGAAGATCCATCCATTGTATTTAAAAGAAACGAAGAAACAAGAGAACTTTTAATTTCTGGTGTAGGACTACCTCATATTGAAAAAACTGTAGAAAAGCTCAAAGAAAAGTATGGAGTTAAAGTCAAATTAACTACTCCCAAAATACCTTACAGAGAAACTATTAAAAAACCTGTTCAGAGTGTAATTTATAGACATAAAAAGCAAACTGGTGGAAGAGGACAATTTGCAGAGGTACATTTCCATATCTTCCCTTTAGAGAGGGGGAAAGGATTTGAATTTGTGGAGACCCTAACTGGAATGAATGTTCCCAGAAATTATGTTCCTGCTGTAGAAAAGGGAGTTAGAGAAGCTATGGAAAAGGGTCCCTTAGCAGGTTATCCTGTAGTTGATGTAAAAGTTCAGTTTTATGATGGAAAATCTCATGAGGTAGATTCTTCAGATCTTGCTTTTAAAATTGCTGCCTTCCATTGTTTTAAAAAAGGAATAGAACAGGCAAATCCTGTTCTTTTAGAACCCTATCTTGAATTAGAAATAATAGTGCCTGATGAAACTGTTGGAGATGTGGTAGGGGATTTAAATGCAAGAAGAGGAAGGGTTTTAAGTCTGGAGAAAGAAGGGAAACGTACTAAAATAAAGGCTCTTGCTCCTATGGCAGAACTCCAAGGTTATGTAATTACCCTTCAAGGTATCACTGCTGGAAGAGGTTATTTCATAGCTAAATTTTCTCACTATGAAGAAGCCCCTCCTTTTATAGCTGAAAAAGTAATTGCCGAAAGTAAAGAAGCCCAAGAAAAGGAAACTAAGTGA
- a CDS encoding MogA/MoaB family molybdenum cofactor biosynthesis protein, with protein sequence MIKVGILTLSDKGSKGEREDLSGKILIELSEAENWNVIKYEIIPDEKDQIVEILKNWADKENLDLIITTGGTGVYPRDVTPEATKEVIEKEIPGIPEYIRYISYPITPMAALTRGLAGVRKTTLIINLPGSPKAIKEIFPKLVPIIKHAIEKIKGDPSECARN encoded by the coding sequence GTGATAAAAGTTGGTATTTTAACCCTTAGTGACAAAGGAAGTAAAGGAGAAAGAGAGGATCTTTCAGGTAAAATTTTAATAGAACTTTCAGAAGCTGAAAATTGGAATGTTATAAAATATGAAATTATTCCTGATGAAAAGGATCAAATTGTAGAAATTTTAAAAAATTGGGCTGATAAAGAGAATCTTGATTTAATCATTACTACAGGTGGAACAGGAGTATATCCAAGAGATGTCACTCCTGAAGCAACTAAAGAGGTTATAGAAAAAGAAATCCCGGGAATTCCTGAATATATAAGATATATAAGTTATCCTATAACTCCTATGGCTGCACTAACAAGAGGTTTAGCAGGAGTAAGAAAAACTACTTTAATTATAAATCTTCCGGGAAGCCCAAAAGCTATCAAAGAGATATTTCCTAAGTTAGTTCCTATTATTAAACATGCCATAGAGAAAATAAAAGGAGATCCCAGTGAATGTGCAAGAAATTAA